A stretch of Spirosoma oryzicola DNA encodes these proteins:
- a CDS encoding DUF349 domain-containing protein, which yields MENASLVDEYGYVKDGKVFLKGYLDYEDRQIGEVKRTEQEALDYFKNRFVIAENKVSQLENDIEEAQNKGSYLTKLVQLRKKLLGFDALGDFPPLLDRLDSQEKLLSELITVNQLKNLEIKRALIAEAEAIANSTDWRETADALQEIKTKWIKTGPVDKTAEVEIEGRFQELLDGFFQRRREFFNEQNKVIQERLDKYDELIRLAFRANRLGDLDAAFQEVRKLNNAWKMVGEVPIKKSGKLYKQFKKATTMFYTKYNDAKGIVIEKKIDPRIEAQMKMVDEAERLSKQSDIFAAAERAKVLLNSWKEIRVPFKLQDKNLNERFRAACDKIFELSYLGRVLTRKYPAFELKSQSEQIRTKIREMEYLVKREKSDLQFSLQDADGLDPNNDADKQVLNKINTQKRKIAMKETILREFQKQLEGVRY from the coding sequence ATGGAAAACGCTTCACTGGTAGATGAATACGGTTACGTCAAAGACGGAAAGGTATTTTTGAAAGGCTACCTGGATTACGAAGATCGCCAGATTGGCGAAGTTAAACGCACTGAGCAGGAAGCGCTCGACTATTTTAAGAATCGCTTCGTTATTGCTGAGAACAAAGTCAGCCAGCTAGAAAATGACATTGAGGAAGCCCAGAATAAAGGCTCTTACCTGACTAAGCTGGTTCAGCTCCGAAAAAAACTGCTCGGTTTTGATGCCCTCGGCGATTTTCCGCCCCTGCTCGACCGCCTGGACTCGCAGGAGAAACTCTTGTCGGAGTTAATTACGGTCAATCAACTCAAGAATCTGGAGATCAAGCGTGCATTGATTGCCGAAGCCGAAGCAATCGCCAATAGTACAGACTGGCGAGAAACGGCAGACGCTTTGCAGGAGATCAAAACGAAATGGATCAAAACGGGTCCTGTTGATAAGACCGCCGAAGTCGAAATAGAAGGGCGGTTTCAGGAGTTGCTGGATGGTTTCTTCCAACGCCGACGTGAATTCTTCAACGAACAGAACAAGGTTATTCAGGAGCGGCTGGACAAGTACGACGAACTGATTCGGCTGGCTTTCCGGGCGAACCGACTGGGCGATCTGGATGCCGCTTTTCAGGAAGTTCGTAAGCTCAACAACGCCTGGAAAATGGTCGGTGAAGTCCCCATCAAAAAGAGTGGGAAGCTTTACAAGCAGTTCAAGAAAGCAACGACCATGTTCTACACGAAGTATAACGACGCGAAGGGCATTGTCATTGAGAAGAAAATCGATCCCCGGATTGAAGCGCAGATGAAAATGGTTGATGAAGCCGAACGTCTGTCGAAGCAATCGGATATTTTTGCAGCTGCCGAACGCGCGAAAGTGCTGCTCAATAGCTGGAAGGAAATTCGGGTGCCCTTCAAATTGCAGGACAAAAACCTCAATGAACGCTTCCGGGCCGCCTGCGACAAGATTTTTGAGCTAAGTTATTTAGGACGTGTACTGACCCGGAAATACCCGGCTTTCGAACTAAAAAGTCAATCCGAACAAATTCGGACGAAGATTCGGGAAATGGAGTATCTGGTCAAACGGGAGAAAAGCGACTTGCAATTCTCACTCCAGGATGCCGATGGTCTTGACCCGAATAACGACGCGGACAAGCAGGTCTTGAACAAGATTAACACCCAGAAGCGCAAGATTGCCATGAAAGAAACGATCCTGCGTGAATTTCAGAAACAACTAGAAGGAGTTCGGTACTAA
- the ettA gene encoding energy-dependent translational throttle protein EttA, with translation MSQETIIFSMAGVSKNIPPNRQILKNIYLSFFYGAKIGVLGLNGSGKSTLLRIIAGIDKNYTGEVVFSPGYSVGMLEQEPQFTPGKTVREVVEEGVQEVVNLLKEFDEINEAFGDPDADFDKLIARQGEVQEKLDHYNAWELDQKLERAMDALRCPPSEAIIDNLSGGEKRRVALCRLLLQQPDVLLLDEPTNHLDAESVLWLEEHLRQYTGTVIAVTHDRYFLDNVAGWILELDRGEGIPWKGNYSSWLDQKQQRLAKEEKTESKRQKTLQRELEWVKMAPKARQAKSKARLGAYEKLLSEDVKQREDKLEIFIPPGPRLGAKVIEASDVAKAFGERLLFENLEFRLPQGGIVGIIGPNGAGKTTLFKLITGRDKPDAGTFDVGDTVKVAYVDQEHDGLDPNKTVYEAISGGNEWIMMGGRQSNARAYVSRFNFAGADQEKKIGTLSGGERNRVHLAMTLKEGANLLLLDEPTNDLDVNTLRALEEGLENFAGCAVVISHDRWFLDRIATHILAFEGDSQVYWFEGNFSEYEENRRKRLGSDATPTRIKYKKLV, from the coding sequence ATGAGTCAGGAAACCATAATTTTCTCCATGGCGGGCGTGAGTAAAAATATTCCGCCCAACCGACAAATCCTAAAGAACATATATCTTTCCTTTTTTTACGGCGCTAAAATCGGCGTTTTAGGATTAAACGGCTCTGGTAAATCTACACTGCTGCGCATTATCGCCGGTATAGATAAGAACTACACGGGCGAAGTAGTGTTTTCTCCTGGCTATTCGGTTGGGATGCTCGAACAGGAGCCTCAGTTCACACCCGGCAAGACCGTTCGGGAGGTTGTCGAAGAAGGCGTACAGGAAGTTGTTAACCTGCTCAAAGAGTTTGACGAGATCAATGAAGCCTTCGGTGATCCGGATGCCGACTTCGACAAACTGATTGCCCGGCAGGGAGAAGTTCAGGAAAAACTCGACCATTATAACGCTTGGGAACTCGATCAAAAACTCGAACGGGCGATGGATGCGTTACGCTGCCCGCCGTCCGAAGCGATTATCGATAACCTGTCAGGTGGTGAAAAACGGCGGGTTGCCTTATGCCGTCTGCTGCTTCAACAACCCGACGTGTTACTGCTTGATGAGCCAACCAACCACCTTGATGCCGAATCGGTATTGTGGCTGGAAGAACACTTGCGGCAATACACGGGTACGGTCATCGCCGTGACGCACGATCGGTACTTCCTGGATAATGTAGCCGGTTGGATTCTAGAATTGGATCGGGGCGAAGGCATCCCCTGGAAAGGAAATTACTCATCCTGGCTGGATCAGAAGCAGCAGCGGTTAGCCAAAGAAGAAAAGACCGAGTCGAAGCGGCAAAAAACCCTACAACGCGAGTTGGAGTGGGTGAAAATGGCACCAAAAGCTCGTCAGGCCAAATCGAAAGCTCGTCTGGGCGCTTACGAAAAGCTGTTGAGTGAAGACGTAAAACAGCGCGAAGACAAACTTGAAATCTTTATTCCACCGGGACCGCGTCTGGGTGCAAAGGTTATCGAAGCCAGCGACGTGGCCAAAGCCTTTGGGGAACGACTGCTGTTCGAAAATCTGGAGTTCCGGTTACCACAGGGCGGAATCGTGGGTATCATCGGACCGAACGGAGCCGGTAAAACCACGCTTTTCAAACTGATCACGGGCCGTGACAAGCCTGATGCCGGTACGTTTGACGTAGGTGATACAGTTAAGGTCGCTTATGTCGATCAGGAACACGATGGGCTTGATCCGAACAAGACGGTGTACGAAGCGATTTCGGGTGGTAACGAGTGGATTATGATGGGTGGCCGTCAGTCCAACGCGCGCGCTTATGTCAGTCGATTCAATTTTGCGGGCGCGGATCAGGAAAAGAAAATCGGAACATTGTCGGGTGGTGAGCGCAACCGGGTTCACCTGGCGATGACGCTCAAGGAAGGCGCAAACCTACTGTTGCTTGATGAGCCGACGAACGACCTCGACGTTAACACGCTGCGGGCTTTGGAAGAAGGTCTCGAAAACTTTGCCGGTTGTGCGGTGGTTATCAGCCACGACCGCTGGTTCCTTGACCGGATTGCGACCCACATTCTGGCGTTTGAAGGCGATTCTCAGGTGTATTGGTTTGAAGGTAACTTCTCGGAGTACGAAGAAAACCGACGCAAACGCTTGGGTTCCGACGCGACACCAACCCGGATAAAGTATAAAAAACTCGTTTAG
- a CDS encoding aminotransferase class IV, which translates to MYYGYFNGTIAPTDQLAVGVTDLGLLRGYGLFDYFLTYNGRPFQWDWYWERFQNSATRLHLPLPISKSETYTVLMDLLERSVGAGAPADVAFRFVMTGGYAPDSISVVRPNLLILTEEIHPTPQSQYEQGIKVILDEYVREMAEVKSTDYKRLILMAQAIRSAGASDVLFQKGGEISELSRSNFFIVKGDQLITPNRNILHGITRRTVMQLAQGDFDVQERPVLLSDLYDADEAFTTSSTKRVLPITQIGELTIGDGYVGPKSTFLLERFDELVKNW; encoded by the coding sequence ATGTATTACGGCTATTTCAATGGCACCATTGCACCCACCGATCAGTTGGCTGTTGGTGTCACCGACCTTGGCTTGCTTCGCGGCTATGGCTTGTTCGATTACTTCCTGACCTACAACGGTAGACCCTTTCAGTGGGATTGGTACTGGGAGCGCTTTCAGAACTCAGCGACGCGGTTGCACTTGCCGCTTCCGATCAGCAAGAGCGAAACCTACACCGTCCTCATGGATCTGTTGGAGCGGAGCGTCGGAGCAGGAGCACCAGCTGATGTCGCCTTTCGGTTTGTGATGACCGGAGGATACGCACCCGATAGCATCAGTGTTGTACGTCCCAACTTGCTGATCCTAACTGAGGAAATCCATCCAACTCCGCAGAGTCAATACGAACAGGGTATTAAGGTGATTCTGGATGAGTACGTTCGGGAAATGGCCGAAGTAAAAAGTACCGACTACAAACGGCTTATTCTGATGGCTCAGGCTATCCGGTCGGCGGGTGCCTCAGACGTGCTTTTTCAAAAAGGGGGTGAAATCAGCGAATTGAGTCGTAGTAATTTCTTTATTGTAAAAGGAGACCAGCTCATCACGCCTAATCGCAATATTTTGCACGGCATTACGCGCCGGACAGTCATGCAGTTGGCGCAAGGTGACTTTGACGTTCAGGAGCGGCCGGTGCTGCTGTCTGATCTCTACGATGCCGACGAAGCGTTTACGACCAGCTCGACCAAGCGGGTATTACCCATTACGCAAATCGGTGAACTGACGATCGGTGATGGATACGTTGGCCCTAAATCAACGTTTTTGTTAGAGCGCTTCGATGAACTCGTAAAAAACTGGTAG
- a CDS encoding KdsC family phosphatase, producing MTTMQERFKQIRTFIFDVDGVLTDGSVHLLASGERFRTVFIRDTYAIERALKAGFRVGIVSAANADGLRSWLAATNVKDVFMGGPSDQKLNAYLGYITRDSLKESEILYMGDDIPDFPILSRPDVLSTCPSDAVDEIQSVCDYVSPMLGGRGAARDVIEQVMKAQGKW from the coding sequence ATGACCACCATGCAAGAACGTTTTAAACAAATAAGAACATTTATTTTCGACGTAGATGGCGTACTAACGGACGGAAGCGTCCATTTGCTAGCTTCCGGTGAGCGCTTTCGCACCGTTTTCATTCGCGATACCTATGCCATCGAGCGCGCTTTAAAAGCAGGATTTCGTGTGGGTATTGTCTCAGCGGCCAACGCTGATGGCCTACGCAGTTGGCTGGCAGCAACGAATGTGAAGGACGTTTTTATGGGAGGTCCGTCGGACCAGAAATTAAATGCTTACCTCGGTTATATCACCCGCGACAGCTTAAAGGAAAGCGAGATTCTGTACATGGGCGATGATATTCCCGACTTCCCTATTTTAAGTCGCCCGGATGTACTTAGCACGTGTCCGTCGGACGCTGTGGACGAAATCCAGTCCGTTTGCGATTATGTTTCACCGATGCTGGGTGGACGCGGTGCCGCCCGTGACGTAATCGAACAGGTTATGAAAGCACAGGGAAAGTGGTAA
- a CDS encoding RsmB/NOP family class I SAM-dependent RNA methyltransferase — MNNYNPLLAGSASGELPSAFQAQMQAQLGTEFSSFESAIKQETPVSIRINPRKQQYDTTGLDRVPWCSEGFYLNERPSFTLDPLFQAGAYYVQEASSMLLQEALKQTANLNRPLRVLDLCAAPGGKSTLLASALHPDSLLVCNEVIRSRVSVLRENLDKWGYANVVVSNHDPEDMGNLAGFFDVVVVDAPCSGEGLFRKDPDAMNEWSEDAVQLCSARQKRILSAAAPLLDEGGILIYSTCTYNDSENSENVRYLTQHGFRNRALTLPAEWNVAERWSDNTVGYQCYPHRVRGEGFFISVFQKTAFTAAVKLDARTFRSIRALRPRETASAMTWLQNPANFSLWEKPNGDVMALPKALEKQFLFLDSALRNKGFGLEIGQFKGTDFIPSHALALSTIINQNLPALSLSKEEALRYFKKENLVFDQPVKGWQLAQYEGINLGWVKGVGNRVNNYLPKDWRIRMDIKEYI; from the coding sequence ATGAATAATTACAACCCGTTATTGGCTGGATCGGCGTCGGGCGAACTTCCATCGGCGTTTCAGGCGCAAATGCAAGCACAGTTAGGTACTGAGTTTTCCTCGTTTGAATCAGCAATCAAGCAGGAAACGCCGGTTAGCATCCGCATAAACCCCAGAAAGCAGCAGTACGACACAACGGGTCTGGACCGGGTGCCCTGGTGTTCAGAAGGGTTTTATTTGAACGAACGGCCAAGTTTTACCCTCGATCCGTTGTTTCAGGCGGGGGCTTATTACGTGCAGGAAGCTTCGTCAATGCTTTTGCAGGAAGCGTTGAAGCAAACCGCCAATCTTAACCGTCCTCTGCGGGTGTTGGATTTATGCGCGGCTCCGGGCGGAAAAAGTACGCTGCTTGCGTCAGCATTGCATCCGGATAGTTTACTTGTTTGTAATGAGGTCATTCGGAGCCGGGTGTCGGTACTTCGGGAAAATCTCGACAAGTGGGGATACGCCAATGTCGTCGTCAGCAACCACGATCCGGAAGATATGGGTAACCTGGCGGGTTTCTTCGACGTAGTTGTCGTGGATGCTCCGTGTTCGGGTGAAGGCTTATTTCGGAAAGATCCTGACGCGATGAACGAGTGGTCGGAGGATGCGGTACAGCTTTGCTCGGCCCGGCAAAAACGAATTTTATCGGCAGCCGCTCCCTTACTCGACGAAGGGGGAATTTTAATCTACAGTACCTGTACCTACAATGATTCGGAAAATAGCGAGAACGTCCGTTACTTAACCCAACATGGGTTTCGCAACCGCGCGCTCACGTTACCAGCGGAGTGGAACGTAGCCGAACGATGGTCCGACAATACGGTTGGGTACCAATGCTACCCCCACCGGGTTCGGGGCGAAGGCTTTTTCATCAGCGTGTTTCAAAAAACGGCATTCACCGCTGCTGTCAAACTGGATGCTCGTACGTTTCGCAGCATTCGGGCGTTGCGTCCACGCGAAACGGCATCGGCGATGACCTGGCTGCAAAATCCGGCCAACTTTTCGCTGTGGGAAAAACCGAACGGGGACGTTATGGCGTTGCCTAAAGCGCTGGAAAAGCAGTTCTTATTTTTAGATAGCGCCCTGCGTAACAAAGGATTTGGTCTAGAAATTGGGCAGTTTAAAGGAACTGACTTTATTCCGTCCCACGCGCTTGCCTTAAGCACGATCATCAACCAAAATTTGCCGGCGCTTTCGCTGAGTAAGGAAGAGGCATTACGTTACTTTAAGAAAGAAAATCTGGTATTTGACCAGCCCGTTAAAGGCTGGCAGCTAGCCCAATACGAGGGAATAAATTTAGGTTGGGTGAAAGGCGTTGGGAACCGGGTAAACAATTACTTGCCAAAAGACTGGCGCATTCGTATGGACATCAAAGAATACATATGA
- a CDS encoding alpha/beta hydrolase: MKRFFTISGLLLTCIVVSYMLGPSAHHDPIKDEPIVLDPDLVRLEQTIAESESKANLRPDNEARIVWADSLHKVKTPYSIVYIPGFSATWAEGEPVHRQLANRFGCNLYLGRTYGHGVDSPDALKDLTPGNYTASAERALAIGKALGEKVIVMGTSAGGMLTLYLAAHHPEIYGLVLYSPCIAVANPALKLVTKPWGKQILNQVFQGEYVVSDYKKPGRVRYWLPQYHTNGLITLQTMLDEYMTPELFQKVKQPLFMGYYYKDSAHQDKVVSVDAMLAMFDALGTPSDQKEKVDFPNAGEHVIASKFTSNDLKGVYKATETFMANVLKLPAVSTERPAIALGRNGSLTKK, from the coding sequence ATGAAACGGTTTTTTACCATTAGCGGCTTACTGTTGACCTGTATCGTGGTCAGTTATATGCTAGGACCATCGGCGCACCACGACCCCATAAAAGACGAACCGATTGTGCTTGACCCCGATCTGGTAAGGCTCGAACAAACGATTGCGGAGTCGGAAAGCAAAGCGAATCTGCGGCCCGATAACGAAGCCCGGATTGTATGGGCCGATAGTCTGCACAAAGTCAAAACGCCGTATAGCATCGTTTATATTCCTGGTTTTTCGGCGACCTGGGCCGAAGGCGAACCCGTTCACCGGCAACTGGCGAACCGGTTTGGCTGCAATTTGTATCTGGGCCGCACGTACGGACACGGGGTCGATTCACCGGATGCGCTCAAGGACCTGACTCCCGGTAATTATACCGCGTCGGCTGAGCGGGCGCTGGCGATTGGTAAGGCATTAGGTGAAAAAGTAATTGTAATGGGTACGTCGGCGGGCGGGATGCTAACGCTTTATCTGGCCGCTCATCATCCTGAAATTTACGGTTTGGTGCTTTATTCACCCTGCATTGCGGTGGCCAATCCAGCCCTGAAACTGGTCACTAAGCCGTGGGGAAAGCAGATTCTTAACCAGGTATTTCAGGGCGAATATGTGGTTAGTGACTATAAAAAGCCTGGTCGTGTGCGGTATTGGCTACCCCAGTACCATACTAACGGGTTGATTACACTGCAAACGATGCTGGATGAGTACATGACTCCCGAGCTGTTTCAGAAAGTAAAGCAACCGCTATTCATGGGCTATTATTATAAGGACTCCGCTCATCAGGATAAAGTGGTCTCGGTAGATGCCATGCTGGCTATGTTTGATGCACTTGGAACGCCTTCCGACCAGAAAGAAAAAGTAGATTTCCCCAACGCCGGTGAACACGTGATTGCGTCAAAATTCACATCGAATGATCTAAAAGGAGTATACAAGGCTACCGAAACCTTCATGGCGAATGTACTGAAGCTACCGGCTGTGTCGACAGAAAGACCCGCTATCGCCTTAGGGCGTAACGGTAGCTTGACCAAAAAATAA
- a CDS encoding enoyl-ACP reductase FabI — MAYGLLNGKRGIISGALDEKSIAWKVALKAKEEGATFTLTNAPIAMRMGTIRQLAEQCEAEIIPADATSVDDIENLFTKSTEVLGGKVDFVLHSIGMSPNIRKGKAYTDLNYDWFKQSLDISALSFHKMLQTAYKLDAISEWGSVVALTYMAAQRTFPFYTDMADAKATLESIARSFGYHYGNYRNVRVNTVSQSPTQTTAGGGIGGFDKFFDFAEKMAPLGNASADQCADYVVTLFSDLTRMVTMQNLFHDGGFAMTGISAEVMDMMTKQ, encoded by the coding sequence ATGGCTTACGGATTACTGAATGGAAAACGCGGCATCATCTCCGGTGCCCTGGACGAAAAATCAATTGCCTGGAAAGTCGCTCTAAAGGCGAAAGAAGAAGGGGCTACGTTTACGCTGACCAATGCGCCAATCGCTATGCGCATGGGCACTATCCGCCAATTGGCTGAACAATGTGAGGCTGAAATTATCCCGGCTGATGCTACGTCGGTTGACGATATTGAAAACCTGTTTACCAAATCAACGGAAGTGTTAGGCGGAAAAGTAGACTTCGTGCTGCATTCCATCGGTATGAGCCCCAACATCCGTAAAGGCAAAGCGTATACAGATCTGAACTACGATTGGTTTAAGCAAAGCCTTGATATTTCGGCCTTGTCGTTCCACAAAATGCTGCAAACGGCTTACAAACTTGACGCCATCAGCGAGTGGGGTTCTGTTGTCGCATTGACATACATGGCGGCTCAGCGTACGTTTCCGTTCTATACCGATATGGCCGATGCGAAAGCGACGCTGGAATCAATTGCCCGCAGCTTTGGCTACCATTACGGCAACTACCGGAACGTACGGGTGAACACCGTATCGCAGTCACCGACGCAAACGACGGCGGGTGGTGGTATCGGCGGGTTCGATAAGTTTTTCGACTTTGCCGAAAAAATGGCTCCGCTGGGGAATGCTTCTGCCGATCAGTGTGCCGATTACGTAGTTACGCTTTTCTCCGACCTGACTCGTATGGTTACGATGCAAAATCTTTTCCACGACGGTGGCTTTG